GTCCGCAAAACGCGGGCTGAAGCCCGCGTCTCCCACCCATTTCGAGCTCCGCTCGAATAGTTCACAGCCGCGAACCAAGTTCGGCGGGTTCCGGTACGAATGGATGACGCCCAACGCATGGGTGCCCGAACGGCCCTTCATTTAGAGTAGCGAATTGCTACGGCTCGTATGAAATACAAGGCTCGTTCAGCGAATGAATCACTTCGTCGGTCGATCTGCCTGCCAGATTACAACGCCTCCGCGGATTGTATAGAGAACGTGGTTGAATGTCTCTGGACGGCCCGATGCCGGATCATCTGACAGAACCGTCAGATCGCCGCGCATTCCTGGCATCACTTTGCCTTCATGCTGTGAGAGATGAAACAGCGCAGCCGGAGCTGTCGTCAGCATGTCCAATACATCGCGAAAGGTAAATCCCGCAGCCATCAGCTGGCGAAATTCCTCGCTTTGATCGTAGTCGGCAAGAAATCCAGTGTCGGTACCATAAACCAGGCGCCCGCCAAGCTGGCGGAATTGATAATCCAGCCCGCGAATCTTCGCGATATCACTGTCCTGGGAAAATAGCTTCAGGGTCGGAATGATGGTCATTTGCTGCGCGACCATACGCTGCAAGACAACTCCATCAATTCCGTTCACAGACTCTGGCGTATGAGCCAGAACATCCACGCCGGCATCGATCGCCACTTTCGTTCCTTCCATGTTCGATGAATGCGAAAAAACCAGCCCTCCGCTCTTATGTTCCTCCTCGGTAGCTGCACGCGCGATCTCCACTTGCATGGGAGTGACTTGATTTGGACGAACGATTGAACCGGTGAAGAGCTTGAGGATGTCCGCTCCGGCGGCGTGGTTCTTGTCGACAAGCGCCTTTGCATCGGCGGCAGTCTCTGGTTGTCCCAGCTTTGCTTTCACGTCTGCGGGAACGTCCGCTAAATAGAAAGGCAGCGCATGGGCAGGATAGAGTGGAATGCCCGCGGTGAAGATGCGCGGACCGAAGACTTCACCACTTTCTATCCGCTTCCGCAGTGCAACGGTATTCTCTACCTCCGAACCCGTATCGACCACCGTCGTAAATCCTGAGTGGGTGAGCATCTCGCTCAACTGGCGTGTCAATCTCTCTGCGGGTAGATGTGCGGCATCGTTCCACTTTGGCTCCATAAAATGCACGTGCGCATTCCAGAACCCGGCGAGCACAACACACCCCTGGCAGGAAATCCTTTGCATCCCCTTAGGAATGCGCACATGCTCTCCTGCATCCGCAATCACACCCTGGTGGATCACGATAGTCATATGCCTGCGCAGTGGCGCCTCTGGCGACGTATAAACAGCCGCGTCTTCAATCGCCAACTCCTGTGCCACACCAACCGCGGACGGAATGAGCAGCAACAACCCAAGCACTCTATTGCACAGTCTTCCCACCGTCGGACTCCTCCTTACATGCGCGATCGAGCATTTTCCCTGCAGGTGTAGTCGCTGCGCATTTTTTCCGGGATACCCAGCAACAGGAAAACCCTCTAAGCGCGAAATGGTTACGCTACGCGCAACGGAAGGATGGAGCTGAGCACGATCCGCGCTGTCCCCGGTCGCGCGCAGCGCGATGTCGTGTTTAAGGGCATGGCTTTAGCCGTGCCGTACAGAGCTAGAAGAAGACCACGGCTTTA
This genomic window from Terriglobus albidus contains:
- a CDS encoding amidohydrolase family protein, yielding MGRLCNRVLGLLLLIPSAVGVAQELAIEDAAVYTSPEAPLRRHMTIVIHQGVIADAGEHVRIPKGMQRISCQGCVVLAGFWNAHVHFMEPKWNDAAHLPAERLTRQLSEMLTHSGFTTVVDTGSEVENTVALRKRIESGEVFGPRIFTAGIPLYPAHALPFYLADVPADVKAKLGQPETAADAKALVDKNHAAGADILKLFTGSIVRPNQVTPMQVEIARAATEEEHKSGGLVFSHSSNMEGTKVAIDAGVDVLAHTPESVNGIDGVVLQRMVAQQMTIIPTLKLFSQDSDIAKIRGLDYQFRQLGGRLVYGTDTGFLADYDQSEEFRQLMAAGFTFRDVLDMLTTAPAALFHLSQHEGKVMPGMRGDLTVLSDDPASGRPETFNHVLYTIRGGVVIWQADRPTK